The following DNA comes from Candidatus Eisenbacteria bacterium.
CGCGAAGAGCGTCACGGCTGCGCTCGCTGCGGACCGTTCCTAGCGCGGCGAGGGGGCGGTCGCCGGCGCGGCGCGGGGCAGCAGCGTCACGCGCTTCGTGTCCTTGACGGTGGCGAGCAGCGCGGAGACCGATTGCCCGAGCTGCGGGTGGACCACCTGCGGCGCCAGCTCGGCGAGCGGCATCAGCACGAACCGCCGCTTGTGCATTTCCCGATGCGGAATCTTGAGGGTACGCTTCTCGATCGAGTCCTTGTCGTAGAGCAGGATGTCGAGATCGATGATGCGCGATCCCCAGCGCTTGCCCTTGACGCGCTTGCGGCCCATCGCGTCCTCGATTGCCTTCAAGCGCTTGAGCAACTGGTCGGGCGTGAGATCCGTGTCGAGCTCGATGACGCTGTTGACGAACCAGGTCTTGGCGTCGCCGTGCGGCTCCGACTCGTAGAGCGACGAGGAGCGAACGACCTTCGTGGTGGGCAGGCCCCTCACGCGCTCGACGGCCTCGATCGTGTTGGCCCGGCGGTCGCCGAGGTTCGAGCCGATGCCGATGTAGACACGATGAGGCACGTTCGGGTCCGAGCTGCCTCCTGGCGCGAGAGAGTCCTCCAAGCCAAGGACTTTGCTTTGGTTTTTGCCATACCCGCGTGGGGCATGACGCTCGGCGCCGCTTCTACCGGAACATACGTCCTTTTACAAAGTGCAATTCTATTCCGGTGCGATGAGCGCGACGACGGCCTGCGCGATTGCGAGACGGTCGGGCGCCGGCGTGACCGTCGGGTCGAGCGCGTTCGCGATCGCGTCGGCGGACGGCTGGGGCGCGGGGATCTGGTCGTGCGCGAGCTCGGCGGCGCGCGCCACGATCTGGTCCGACACGCGGGAGAGCGCCGCGCGCGCCTCGTCGAGGTCCATCGCTTCGACGGCGGGTCGCTCCGCCGGCGGCAGGGTCCGCACCGCGTCCTGGATCGTGTGGGCAGCGTGGATCAGCGCGAGGAAGAGCCCGTCCACCTTCGCAGGCGAAACCTCCAGCAATTGGGCGCGCTCCTGCGCCTGAGCGCGGACCCGTTCCTCCTGCTCCGGCGCCACCGTCGGCAGTCCCAGTTGCTCCTTGGCGAGGGCGACGGCGGGCATGAACGCCAGTCGCAGGTCGATCTGCGCCAGCAGGGCGTCGAGATCGGAGGTGGCGGCGGTGCGCGGGGCGGCCCATTGCTGGCCGAGGAACCGCGCACGCTCGGCCGCGAGCCAGCCGTCGGCCTCGCGCGCGCGCAGCCATGCGTCGAGATCGGCGGCGAGCGCGGGGTCGCGCGCCAGGTAGGCCTTGCGATCGCGCGTCAGCGGACCCAGCACGAGGGCCGCCGACACGCGGGCACGGAACGCGGGCGCTTCGATCGTGTCGCTCACGATGGCGTCGATCTTGTTCTCGTTGAAGAGCTGCGGAAGCCACAGGTTGTTCGGGATCGCCTCGATCTTGGCGCGCGGAAAGAGCCGGCGCGCCACGCGTTCGAGGTAGCCGCCCGCATTGACGCCGATCCGGCGCTCGGGGAGGTTCAGGTGCGCGGCGTTCGTCGCGACGTCGGGCCGTACGAGCACGACTGCGCCGGCTTCCACGACCGGACGCGCGAACGTGCCGACGAGCGCCCGCCAGGGACGCATCGTGACGCCCGACATGGCGACGTCGAAGCCGCCCGCCGTCAAGTCGATCTCGAGGCCCGGCCAGCGGAACTCGACGATCTCGAGCCGCCGCTTGGTGTCCGCGGCGAACGCGCGCGCGACGTCGAGGTCGAGGCCCTGGTACTGACCGTCGGCGAGGAGCGAGAACGGCGGATAGTCGCCGCTCGTGCCGACCCGTAGCGGCGGCGGCGACGACGATGGGACCGAGCAGCCGGCGGCCGCGAGTAGCAGGAGGGCGCAGAGCGTGCGGCTCACAGGCCGAGCACGTCACGCATGGCGTAGACGCCGGCGGGACGCGACGCGACCCACTCGGCCGCGCGCAAGGCGCCACGCACCAGGCTCTCGCGGCTCTGGGCGCGGTGCGTGAGCTCGAGACGCTCACCGAGTCCACCGAACACGACCGTGTGATCGCCGACGACGTCGCCCGAGCGCAGCGCCACGATGCCGATCTCGCCCGGACGGCGTGCGCCCACCATGCCTTCGCGCGCGAGCACCTTCACGGCGTCGAAGTCCTGCCCGCGCGCGGCGGCGAGCGCGCGGCCGAGGGCGAGCGCGGTCCCGCTCGGGGCGTCCCGCTTGTGGTGATGATGGGTCTCGACGATCTCCGCGTCGAAGCCGTCTGCGAGCAGACGCGCGGCCTGCGCGACCAGCTCCGTCAGCACGGTGATGCCGACGCTGTAGTTCGCGGTGATGACCGCGCGCGTCGTGCCGGCCACGCGGCGCAGCTCGCGATCCTGCTCGGCGGTGAGACCCGTGGTGCCGATGACGAGCCCGGCGCCGGCGGCCGCCGCCGTCCGCGCGTGCGCGAGCGTCGCCTCGGGGATGGTGAAATCGAGGACCACGTGCTCGCGCCGGCAGACGGCTCCGAGATCGCTCCCGAGCGCCACGCCGAGCGGCGCGATCCCGGCGAGCACCCCGGCATCCTGCCCGAGCGCCGGATGGCCCGCCGCTTCGATCGCGCCGGCGACGCGCAGCGCAGGCCGCTCCGCCGCGAGCGCCACCAGCAGACGCCCCATGCGTCCCGCCGCGCCGCACACGACGAGACCGGTCGGATCAGACAAGACCCTGCTCCCGTAACGTCGTCTCGAGAATGGCCCGGTTCTTCGCGGCGAGCGGTGTCAGCGGCAGGCGGAGCTCGTCCGTGCAGCGTCCCATCATCGCGAGGGCGGTTTTCACGGGAATCGGATTCACCTCGAGCGTCAGGTGGCGGAAGAGCGGCATCAGGCTCAGGTGGACCCGGCGTGCCTTCGCGAGATCGCCGGCGCGCATCGCCTGCGTCAGCTCGACCATGCGAGCCGGCGCGACGTTCGACGCAACCGAGATGACGCCGATGGCGCCCGCGGCCATGAGCGGCAGCGTGATCACGTCGTCGCCCGCCCACACCGCGAACTCGGGCCCGCACGCTTCGAGGATCTCGAGCACCTGCGGGAGCGATCCGCTCGCCTCCTTCACGCCGATGAGGCGCGGGATGCGCGCGAGCCGCGCCATCGTCTCCGGGGTGATGTTGGAGGCCGTGCGGCCCTGGATGTTGTAGGCGATGAGCGGCAGGCGCGTCGCCTCGGCGATGGCGGCGTAGTGCTGGACGATGCCGTCCTGGGTCGGCTTGTTGTAGTAGGGCGAGATCAAGAGCGCCGCGTCGGCGCCGACTTCCTCGGCGCCGCGCGTGAGCCGAATGGCCTCCGCGGTCGCGTTCGACCCGGTGCCGGCGACGACCGGGACG
Coding sequences within:
- the folK gene encoding 2-amino-4-hydroxy-6-hydroxymethyldihydropteridine diphosphokinase; translation: MPHRVYIGIGSNLGDRRANTIEAVERVRGLPTTKVVRSSSLYESEPHGDAKTWFVNSVIELDTDLTPDQLLKRLKAIEDAMGRKRVKGKRWGSRIIDLDILLYDKDSIEKRTLKIPHREMHKRRFVLMPLAELAPQVVHPQLGQSVSALLATVKDTKRVTLLPRAAPATAPSPR
- a CDS encoding transporter substrate-binding domain-containing protein yields the protein MSRTLCALLLLAAAGCSVPSSSPPPLRVGTSGDYPPFSLLADGQYQGLDLDVARAFAADTKRRLEIVEFRWPGLEIDLTAGGFDVAMSGVTMRPWRALVGTFARPVVEAGAVVLVRPDVATNAAHLNLPERRIGVNAGGYLERVARRLFPRAKIEAIPNNLWLPQLFNENKIDAIVSDTIEAPAFRARVSAALVLGPLTRDRKAYLARDPALAADLDAWLRAREADGWLAAERARFLGQQWAAPRTAATSDLDALLAQIDLRLAFMPAVALAKEQLGLPTVAPEQEERVRAQAQERAQLLEVSPAKVDGLFLALIHAAHTIQDAVRTLPPAERPAVEAMDLDEARAALSRVSDQIVARAAELAHDQIPAPQPSADAIANALDPTVTPAPDRLAIAQAVVALIAPE
- the dapB gene encoding 4-hydroxy-tetrahydrodipicolinate reductase; protein product: MSDPTGLVVCGAAGRMGRLLVALAAERPALRVAGAIEAAGHPALGQDAGVLAGIAPLGVALGSDLGAVCRREHVVLDFTIPEATLAHARTAAAAGAGLVIGTTGLTAEQDRELRRVAGTTRAVITANYSVGITVLTELVAQAARLLADGFDAEIVETHHHHKRDAPSGTALALGRALAAARGQDFDAVKVLAREGMVGARRPGEIGIVALRSGDVVGDHTVVFGGLGERLELTHRAQSRESLVRGALRAAEWVASRPAGVYAMRDVLGL
- the dapA gene encoding 4-hydroxy-tetrahydrodipicolinate synthase — encoded protein: MFPGCMTALVTPFRSGAVDLVALADLVEAQIAGGVNGLVPCGSTGESATMSHEEHLTVVREVVRVARGRVPVVAGTGSNATAEAIRLTRGAEEVGADAALLISPYYNKPTQDGIVQHYAAIAEATRLPLIAYNIQGRTASNITPETMARLARIPRLIGVKEASGSLPQVLEILEACGPEFAVWAGDDVITLPLMAAGAIGVISVASNVAPARMVELTQAMRAGDLAKARRVHLSLMPLFRHLTLEVNPIPVKTALAMMGRCTDELRLPLTPLAAKNRAILETTLREQGLV